The Natranaerovirga pectinivora genome includes a window with the following:
- a CDS encoding methylated-DNA--[protein]-cysteine S-methyltransferase, with protein MKEDNIIYRKYLESPIGILELIGNKEYLTEVNFINKIEMQEYTNPILELTATQLREYFLLERDIFDIPLQLDGTDFRIKVWNALKTIPYGKAYSYKDIAILIGNEKACRAVGNANNKNPIPIIIPCHRVIGANGQLVGYGGGLHIKKYLLELEKSR; from the coding sequence ATGAAAGAAGATAATATTATATATAGAAAATATTTAGAAAGTCCCATAGGTATATTGGAACTTATAGGGAATAAAGAATACTTAACAGAGGTTAATTTTATAAACAAAATAGAAATGCAAGAATATACCAATCCAATTCTTGAACTAACAGCCACCCAATTAAGAGAATATTTTCTATTAGAAAGAGATATTTTTGACATACCTTTACAATTAGACGGTACTGATTTTAGGATAAAAGTATGGAATGCATTAAAGACCATACCTTATGGGAAAGCATATTCTTACAAAGATATTGCAATTCTTATAGGTAATGAAAAAGCTTGTAGAGCCGTAGGGAATGCAAATAACAAAAATCCAATACCTATTATTATCCCTTGCCATAGAGTAATTGGTGCCAATGGCCAATTAGTAGGTTATGGTGGCGGACTTCATATAAAAAAATATTTATTAGAATTAGAAAAAAGCAGGTGA
- the trpB gene encoding tryptophan synthase subunit beta, with the protein MNHQFGNFGGQYVPEPVIKALNELEVAFEEAIKDPSFKEEYMYYLKEYVGRPSPLYFAENLTKALGGAKVYLKREDLNHTGAHKINNSIGQILLAKRMGKKKIIAETGAGQHGVATATAAAMFGMECEIFMGKEDTDRQRLNVFRMELLGAKVTAVTRGTQTLSDAVDEAIEQWVERIDDTFYLLGSAVGPHPYPYIVREFQRIIGEEAIEQIKEKEGRLPDYCIACVGGGSNAIGLFHAFVPHEQVGLIGVEAAGKGVNTKDHAATMTLGTEGVIHGMRTIFLSNEDGTPMPVYSISAGLDYPGVGPEHAFLKSSERAVYEAITDDEAVKALLYLSQVEGIIPAIESSHAIAYAMQFVPTLSKDEVVIVNVSGRGDKDVEAIEKYIVNNNIDLRQK; encoded by the coding sequence ATGAATCATCAATTTGGAAATTTTGGGGGACAATATGTTCCAGAACCAGTTATCAAAGCATTAAATGAATTAGAGGTAGCTTTTGAAGAAGCTATAAAAGACCCAAGTTTTAAAGAAGAGTATATGTACTATTTAAAAGAATATGTAGGAAGACCAAGCCCATTATACTTTGCTGAAAATCTAACAAAAGCATTAGGTGGTGCAAAAGTATATTTGAAAAGGGAAGACTTAAACCATACTGGGGCTCATAAAATCAACAACTCCATTGGACAAATTCTTTTAGCAAAAAGAATGGGTAAAAAGAAAATCATTGCTGAAACAGGTGCGGGACAACATGGTGTTGCAACAGCAACGGCAGCCGCTATGTTTGGTATGGAATGTGAAATTTTTATGGGTAAAGAGGACACAGATAGACAAAGGCTTAATGTGTTTAGAATGGAATTATTAGGTGCAAAAGTAACGGCTGTTACTAGAGGGACCCAAACATTAAGTGATGCAGTAGATGAGGCCATTGAACAATGGGTTGAAAGAATTGATGATACATTTTATTTGTTAGGATCTGCAGTTGGACCTCACCCATACCCATATATCGTACGTGAATTCCAAAGGATTATTGGAGAAGAAGCCATAGAACAAATCAAAGAAAAAGAGGGACGTTTACCAGATTACTGTATTGCTTGTGTTGGTGGAGGAAGTAATGCCATTGGTTTATTCCATGCCTTTGTACCTCATGAGCAAGTTGGCTTAATAGGTGTTGAAGCAGCAGGAAAAGGTGTGAATACAAAAGATCATGCGGCTACTATGACATTAGGCACTGAAGGTGTAATCCACGGGATGAGAACCATTTTCCTGAGTAATGAAGATGGAACGCCAATGCCTGTGTATTCTATTTCAGCAGGACTTGATTATCCAGGTGTAGGTCCTGAACATGCTTTTTTAAAAAGCAGTGAAAGAGCTGTTTATGAAGCCATAACAGATGACGAAGCAGTAAAAGCATTATTATATTTATCACAAGTTGAAGGAATTATTCCAGCTATAGAAAGTTCTCATGCCATTGCCTATGCAATGCAATTTGTACCAACATTAAGTAAAGATGAAGTTGTAATTGTTAATGTATCTGGTAGAGGAGACAAAGACGTTGAAGCAATTGAAAAATATATAGTAAATAACAATATTGATTTAAGACAAAAATAA
- the spoVAD gene encoding stage V sporulation protein AD — MTKIIGKQSVQFENPPIILGFSSVVGPKEGQGPIGEYFDKIVEDPAWGEPNWELAESKFQKEAAKLAVQNASLAMTDIRYIFGGDLLNQLIASSFGLKDYQVPFFGLYGACSTMAESLQLASMSIDGGFAEYSLAITSSHYCSAEKQFRFPLELGTQRPPTASWTVTGSGAIVLGKQGKGPKITHITTGKIMDYGVTDAMNMGASMAPAAVDTLYNHFKDLGRTPADYDLIATGDLGIVGKALVKTMLYEKGYKLEDNYTDCGLEIFAAVTQDTHAGGSGCACSAVTLTGYFLKKMQSGELNRILIVPTGALLSPVSSNEGESVPGIAHAVVIEN; from the coding sequence ATGACAAAAATAATAGGAAAACAAAGTGTTCAATTTGAAAATCCACCTATTATATTAGGGTTTTCTTCAGTAGTCGGTCCAAAAGAAGGACAAGGACCAATTGGAGAGTACTTTGATAAAATAGTAGAAGATCCAGCTTGGGGTGAGCCAAATTGGGAGTTAGCAGAAAGTAAATTTCAAAAAGAAGCAGCCAAATTAGCTGTACAAAATGCAAGCTTAGCTATGACGGATATACGGTATATATTCGGTGGAGATTTACTAAATCAATTAATAGCATCTTCGTTTGGTCTTAAGGATTATCAAGTACCATTTTTTGGATTATATGGGGCTTGTTCTACTATGGCTGAATCATTACAATTGGCATCAATGAGTATAGATGGTGGATTTGCAGAGTATTCTTTAGCCATAACATCAAGCCATTATTGCAGTGCAGAAAAACAATTTAGATTCCCATTAGAATTAGGTACGCAAAGACCACCAACGGCAAGTTGGACAGTTACTGGAAGTGGTGCCATTGTATTAGGGAAGCAAGGCAAGGGGCCTAAAATTACCCATATTACAACAGGAAAAATAATGGATTATGGTGTAACAGATGCCATGAATATGGGGGCTTCTATGGCGCCAGCAGCAGTAGATACCTTATATAATCACTTTAAAGATTTAGGAAGAACCCCGGCAGATTATGATCTAATAGCCACTGGAGATTTAGGAATTGTTGGAAAGGCTCTTGTTAAGACAATGTTATATGAAAAAGGGTATAAATTAGAAGACAATTATACAGATTGTGGACTAGAAATATTTGCAGCTGTTACTCAAGACACCCATGCGGGTGGAAGTGGATGTGCTTGTTCAGCTGTCACATTAACAGGATATTTTTTAAAGAAGATGCAATCAGGAGAATTAAATAGAATTTTAATCGTTCCAACTGGAGCATTATTAAGCCCAGTCAGCTCCAATGAAGGAGAAAGTGTACCAGGAATAGCCCATGCTGTTGTTATAGAGAATTAG
- the ku gene encoding non-homologous end joining protein Ku, whose translation MRTMWKGSINFGLVNIPINMYTATENKDISFRQLHKKCNTPIKYKKTCPNCNEEVKEEDIVKGYEYEPGHFVILKEEDFAAIQSDAQFKGIEIVDFVNLSEIDPIYFDKSYYLAPQENGGKAYHLLREVMNTSGRIAIAKITIRSKQSLAALRVYKNALVLETIFYPDEVRSIDHVPGIPQDVNLDKKEVDIATQLVDTLTAEFNPEKYTDEYRSALRNLIEQKVQGKEVHVAPEAEHKNVIDLMEALQQSLKETTKEKKKAATPRKRKTTAS comes from the coding sequence ATGAGAACTATGTGGAAAGGATCAATAAATTTTGGTTTGGTTAATATACCAATCAACATGTATACGGCAACAGAAAATAAAGATATTTCTTTTAGACAACTTCATAAAAAATGTAATACACCTATTAAATACAAAAAAACTTGTCCTAACTGCAATGAAGAAGTAAAAGAAGAGGATATTGTAAAAGGATACGAATACGAACCAGGTCATTTTGTTATATTAAAAGAGGAAGATTTTGCTGCAATTCAATCTGATGCCCAATTTAAAGGGATAGAGATTGTAGATTTTGTAAATTTATCAGAAATAGATCCTATTTATTTCGATAAAAGTTACTACTTAGCACCACAAGAAAATGGTGGGAAAGCCTATCATTTGCTTAGAGAAGTAATGAATACTTCAGGGAGAATAGCCATTGCTAAAATTACCATTAGAAGCAAACAATCCTTAGCAGCATTAAGAGTTTATAAAAATGCATTGGTGTTAGAAACGATTTTTTATCCAGATGAAGTTAGGAGTATTGACCATGTACCAGGAATACCACAAGACGTTAATTTAGATAAAAAAGAAGTGGACATTGCAACCCAATTGGTGGACACATTAACTGCTGAATTTAACCCAGAAAAGTACACAGATGAGTACAGAAGCGCACTAAGGAATTTAATAGAACAGAAAGTTCAAGGTAAAGAAGTTCATGTTGCCCCAGAAGCAGAACATAAAAATGTTATCGACCTTATGGAAGCCCTACAACAAAGTCTTAAAGAAACTACAAAAGAGAAGAAGAAGGCTGCAACACCTAGAAAAAGAAAAACAACAGCTAGTTAG
- the pdxR gene encoding MocR-like pyridoxine biosynthesis transcription factor PdxR has product MNIVININENNSVPLYVQLYEGIRKEISEGRIEANTKMPSIRQMAKNLNMSKTTIENTYHQLIVEGYIYSKEKKGYYVSEINHTWLHPSTDKIVSANTNTTEKKIKYNLTNTYIEDSIFNETLWKKTIDKVISEKSKELLTQNNPQGEMAIREEIVKYIYQARGVFANTDQVIIGAGVQPLLFLLSNILSKFSNTKIGFEDPGFNRAKDVFINSPLELIPIDIKKDGIDMDCLSLAKVHACYISPSHQFPTGTVMPINKRSELIHWAESENAYIIEDDYNSEIRYQGRPIPSLQGLNRGERVVYLGSFSTVFLPSIRISYMILPYSLLKEYNNIKGTYAQTASKLEQLAIANYMKEGHFEKHIRRLKVHYSKKNEQVKKLIQEIFKDQAIIKGGDSGFNLYIEIKTQKLEKQIKEECIDKGIILNVLSDYTLKKNISKHPVIILSYKGIILSDLKKALEEIDFICFEKN; this is encoded by the coding sequence ATGAATATCGTAATAAATATAAATGAAAACAACTCAGTACCATTGTATGTTCAATTGTATGAGGGCATAAGAAAAGAAATTTCAGAGGGAAGAATAGAAGCCAATACAAAAATGCCATCAATAAGACAAATGGCAAAGAATCTTAATATGAGCAAAACAACAATAGAAAATACTTATCATCAATTAATTGTGGAAGGGTATATCTATAGTAAGGAAAAAAAGGGGTATTATGTGAGTGAAATCAATCATACTTGGTTACATCCAAGTACGGATAAAATAGTAAGCGCTAATACAAATACAACAGAAAAAAAGATAAAATACAATTTAACAAATACATATATTGAGGATAGTATTTTTAATGAAACTTTATGGAAGAAAACAATCGATAAAGTCATAAGCGAAAAGAGCAAAGAACTTTTAACTCAAAATAACCCACAAGGAGAAATGGCTATTAGAGAAGAAATTGTAAAATACATTTACCAAGCCAGGGGTGTTTTTGCAAATACAGACCAAGTTATCATTGGGGCAGGTGTTCAGCCATTATTATTCTTGTTATCTAATATATTAAGTAAATTTAGCAATACTAAAATAGGCTTTGAGGATCCAGGATTTAATAGAGCTAAAGATGTTTTTATCAATAGTCCCCTTGAGTTAATTCCAATTGACATCAAAAAAGATGGTATCGATATGGATTGTTTAAGTCTAGCCAAAGTCCATGCCTGCTATATTAGTCCATCTCACCAATTCCCAACAGGAACCGTTATGCCAATTAATAAAAGGTCCGAACTCATACATTGGGCAGAATCTGAAAATGCCTATATCATTGAAGATGATTATAACTCAGAAATCAGATACCAAGGCAGACCGATACCCTCATTACAAGGGTTAAACAGAGGAGAGAGAGTTGTTTACTTAGGATCATTCTCAACAGTATTTTTACCTTCTATAAGAATAAGTTATATGATATTACCCTATTCATTACTAAAGGAATACAATAATATAAAAGGTACATATGCACAAACGGCATCAAAGTTAGAACAATTGGCAATAGCCAATTATATGAAGGAAGGGCATTTTGAAAAACATATTAGAAGATTAAAAGTCCATTACTCAAAAAAGAATGAACAGGTAAAAAAACTGATACAAGAGATATTTAAGGATCAAGCTATAATAAAAGGCGGGGATTCAGGTTTTAATCTATATATAGAAATAAAAACGCAAAAATTAGAAAAACAAATCAAAGAAGAATGTATAGACAAAGGCATCATACTTAATGTATTATCAGATTATACTTTAAAGAAGAATATAAGTAAGCACCCAGTTATCATCTTATCATATAAAGGGATTATACTAAGTGATTTAAAGAAGGCATTAGAAGAAATTGATTTTATTTGTTTTGAAAAAAATTAA
- the spoVAE gene encoding stage V sporulation protein AE has translation MEYVWAFVIGGLLCVIAQILMDTTKLMPARILVIYVSLGVILEGLNIYQPLVDFAGAGAKVPIIGFGYALGKGVIKAVDEQDILGIFTGGLSATAGGVGAAIVFGYLAAVIFNPKANT, from the coding sequence ATGGAATATGTTTGGGCTTTTGTTATAGGTGGATTATTATGTGTAATTGCTCAAATATTAATGGATACAACAAAACTAATGCCTGCAAGGATTTTAGTTATTTATGTTAGTTTAGGAGTCATCCTAGAAGGGTTGAATATATATCAGCCCTTGGTAGATTTTGCTGGAGCAGGAGCGAAAGTACCCATTATAGGTTTTGGATATGCATTAGGAAAAGGTGTTATAAAAGCTGTTGATGAGCAAGATATTTTAGGCATATTCACAGGAGGCTTATCTGCAACTGCTGGAGGTGTAGGAGCAGCTATTGTGTTTGGATATTTGGCAGCTGTGATATTTAATCCTAAAGCCAACACGTAA
- a CDS encoding stage V sporulation protein AB, translated as MWINYILLVIIGFGAGIVISGGVFAFIAVIGVVPRLIQKTNTNDYVRVYEDSITLGGIFGAISLVTDIRVPIGLLGSSIFGMFSGIFIGALAVSLAEVLNVIPILTRRINLHVGISYFIISLALGKMMGSLIYYILPGFARYK; from the coding sequence ATGTGGATTAACTATATACTATTAGTTATTATTGGTTTTGGGGCAGGAATAGTAATTTCTGGCGGTGTTTTTGCTTTTATTGCAGTTATCGGTGTGGTTCCTAGATTAATACAAAAAACCAATACCAATGATTATGTAAGAGTATATGAAGACAGTATTACGCTTGGAGGTATTTTTGGAGCCATCTCTTTGGTTACAGACATAAGGGTACCAATCGGTCTTCTAGGGTCATCTATATTTGGTATGTTCTCCGGAATATTTATTGGGGCATTAGCTGTATCTCTTGCTGAAGTATTAAATGTTATTCCCATTCTAACAAGAAGAATCAATCTACATGTAGGGATATCGTATTTTATTATTTCTCTTGCATTAGGTAAAATGATGGGTTCTTTAATTTATTATATACTGCCTGGATTTGCACGTTATAAATAG
- a CDS encoding ion channel yields the protein MNRKSIIIYNVVILCLLYLLIGFIFCFIYILLHYLGLGSIMDTYASPLHQQQNIDLFTRTLYFSFITQFAVGYGDMIPLGLAKGVAIFQALIGYVLPYAMVLNYIIIHPNTLRGFKKK from the coding sequence ATGAATCGAAAATCCATCATCATATATAATGTGGTTATTCTGTGCTTACTTTATTTATTAATAGGTTTTATCTTTTGTTTTATTTATATTCTTTTACATTATTTAGGACTAGGTTCAATAATGGACACTTATGCATCTCCCCTACATCAACAACAAAATATTGATCTTTTTACCCGCACATTGTACTTTAGTTTTATTACTCAGTTTGCTGTAGGTTATGGGGATATGATTCCATTAGGACTTGCCAAAGGGGTTGCCATCTTCCAAGCCTTAATTGGCTATGTTCTTCCTTATGCTATGGTCTTAAATTATATTATCATTCATCCTAATACCCTTAGAGGCTTTAAGAAAAAATGA
- the spoVAC gene encoding stage V sporulation protein AC: MEKKQNQQKINKEYNELVKKISPKPNIVRNCFRAFWVGGLICVIGQGIFRLYESWGHNIENATNFTAITLIFFGALLTGLDIYSKIGKYAGAGSVIPITGFANAVVSPAIEFKREGYVFGVGAKIFSLAGPVILYGVLTSYVVGFIYFILNKLG; encoded by the coding sequence ATGGAAAAAAAGCAAAATCAACAAAAAATAAATAAAGAATATAATGAGTTGGTTAAAAAAATATCTCCAAAACCAAATATAGTTAGAAACTGTTTTAGGGCATTTTGGGTTGGAGGTTTAATATGTGTTATTGGACAAGGCATTTTTAGACTCTATGAGAGTTGGGGTCATAATATAGAAAATGCTACAAACTTTACTGCAATCACTTTAATTTTTTTCGGTGCCCTTTTAACGGGTCTAGATATTTATAGTAAAATTGGTAAATATGCAGGTGCAGGATCTGTTATACCTATTACAGGATTTGCTAATGCCGTTGTATCACCAGCCATAGAATTCAAAAGAGAAGGGTATGTATTTGGTGTTGGGGCAAAGATATTTAGTTTAGCAGGACCAGTAATATTATATGGTGTTTTAACTTCATATGTCGTTGGATTTATTTATTTTATTTTAAATAAACTTGGATAG
- the ligD gene encoding non-homologous end-joining DNA ligase, with amino-acid sequence MIKPMEPVVSKKIPKGEDWIHQIKWDGIRGLTYIQNNTYDIYTKKGNNRTSSYPELANILKVFKENNAILDGEIVFMDEGKPSFQKLLQRDRTKYKSKNAPLFYIVFDILKLNDKDLRGYPLEERQDILRTIIEKSDNITVTDSFQDGEKLYELMKTKNYEGIVSKQKTSTYTEGKKHEDWYKIKLNRKVLVVIGGIKYKNGFPYSLVVGIKKEEGFYHIGSVAIGLKESDKTLLHNYKDQLEIVESPFRNYNEKDIVWIKPILTCWIQFMEWTNDGGLRHPKMIGFSNENPEEADGRDFVL; translated from the coding sequence ATGATAAAACCTATGGAGCCCGTCGTTTCTAAAAAGATTCCTAAAGGAGAAGACTGGATTCATCAAATAAAGTGGGATGGCATTAGAGGATTAACGTATATACAGAATAACACTTATGATATTTATACTAAAAAAGGCAATAATAGAACAAGTAGTTATCCAGAGCTGGCTAATATTCTTAAAGTTTTCAAAGAAAACAATGCTATACTAGATGGTGAAATTGTTTTTATGGATGAAGGGAAGCCTAGTTTTCAAAAACTTTTACAAAGAGATCGAACAAAATACAAAAGTAAAAATGCACCTCTATTTTATATTGTTTTTGATATTTTAAAATTAAATGATAAAGATTTAAGAGGGTACCCATTAGAGGAACGACAAGACATTTTACGAACTATAATCGAAAAAAGTGATAATATCACTGTAACAGATAGCTTTCAAGATGGTGAAAAGCTCTATGAACTTATGAAAACAAAAAATTATGAAGGCATTGTTTCTAAACAAAAAACAAGTACTTATACAGAAGGAAAAAAACATGAAGACTGGTACAAGATTAAATTGAATAGAAAAGTACTTGTTGTAATAGGTGGTATAAAATATAAGAATGGTTTTCCATACTCTTTAGTGGTTGGCATAAAGAAGGAAGAAGGGTTTTATCATATTGGAAGTGTGGCAATTGGATTAAAAGAAAGTGATAAAACCTTATTACACAACTATAAAGATCAATTAGAAATAGTTGAATCCCCCTTTAGGAATTACAATGAAAAAGATATTGTTTGGATAAAACCTATATTAACTTGTTGGATTCAGTTTATGGAATGGACCAATGATGGTGGATTAAGACATCCTAAAATGATAGGTTTTAGCAATGAAAATCCAGAAGAAGCGGATGGAAGGGACTTTGTGTTATAA
- a CDS encoding ECF transporter S component: protein MNQSKSSQLAYTGLMTALVMISTAFISFTIPRGYIHLGDAMIFLCAILLKWKYGAFAAGVGSALADIYLGYTIWALPTLIVKSIMCIIAHFILRADKKSFAFVGVAIGSIWLALNVGFRYFLGKYVSEDPAAYLEALEYRGVERLADVIPYTNAIQNILIGIGLVFLVAVLLIVLKTNKSDKKLVLLRQFAAFSFAGMWMVIGYFITEIILYGNYVTPIFSVPFNVLQFVIGIILAQAIYKALEGKLPKELA, encoded by the coding sequence ATGAATCAATCAAAAAGTAGTCAATTAGCATACACAGGTTTAATGACCGCCTTGGTTATGATCTCAACGGCGTTCATTAGTTTTACAATTCCAAGAGGGTATATTCATTTAGGGGATGCTATGATCTTCCTATGTGCTATTTTATTAAAATGGAAATATGGTGCCTTTGCTGCAGGAGTAGGTTCTGCGTTAGCCGATATATATCTTGGTTACACAATATGGGCTTTACCAACTTTAATCGTTAAAAGCATTATGTGTATTATTGCTCACTTTATCTTAAGAGCTGATAAAAAATCCTTTGCTTTTGTAGGGGTTGCTATAGGTTCTATATGGTTAGCTTTAAATGTTGGATTCAGATATTTCTTAGGTAAATATGTATCCGAAGATCCTGCTGCATATTTAGAAGCTTTAGAGTATAGGGGGGTAGAAAGATTAGCTGATGTAATCCCTTACACGAATGCAATACAAAATATTCTTATTGGTATAGGTCTTGTATTTTTAGTTGCTGTATTATTGATTGTATTAAAAACGAATAAAAGTGATAAAAAATTAGTCTTACTTAGACAGTTTGCAGCCTTCTCATTTGCAGGTATGTGGATGGTTATTGGCTATTTTATAACTGAAATCATTCTTTATGGAAATTATGTTACACCAATATTTAGTGTGCCTTTTAATGTTTTACAATTTGTTATAGGTATTATACTTGCTCAAGCTATCTATAAAGCTTTAGAAGGAAAATTACCAAAGGAATTAGCCTAA
- the ligD gene encoding non-homologous end-joining DNA ligase, with translation MAKINIGGYDINITNHNKILWPKYGITKLNYLEKLISLSEYLLPFTNNRYLTTIRYPNGVNKDFFFQKNKPKSAPEWVDTNRYHDKEYIHLNHIATLLWLGNQGAIEYHLSFNPINKDNYPSSLVFDLDPSEGQDFNEVIEVALIVKETLEGMNILSYIKTSGATGLQIFIPIGSKYDYDTARNINAFFGQYFAEKYPNKITIERMVDKRNKKLYFDYLQMWEGKTIIAPYSPRATEFATVSTPLLWEEVENGCHPRDYNLLNIEDRLKKKGNVLEDLLDESKAQDLDFIIKYINKK, from the coding sequence ATGGCAAAAATAAATATTGGCGGATACGATATTAATATAACAAATCATAATAAAATACTGTGGCCTAAGTATGGGATAACAAAGTTAAATTACTTAGAAAAATTAATAAGCCTCTCAGAATACCTTTTGCCATTTACCAATAATAGATATTTAACGACCATTAGATACCCTAATGGTGTGAATAAAGACTTCTTCTTTCAAAAAAACAAACCTAAATCTGCACCAGAGTGGGTTGATACAAACAGGTACCATGACAAAGAATACATTCACCTTAATCACATTGCAACTTTGCTATGGTTAGGTAATCAAGGTGCTATAGAATATCATTTAAGTTTTAACCCAATAAATAAAGATAATTATCCAAGCAGTCTTGTTTTTGATTTAGACCCTTCAGAAGGACAAGACTTTAATGAAGTCATTGAGGTCGCTTTAATAGTAAAAGAAACCCTTGAAGGAATGAATATATTAAGTTATATCAAAACATCAGGAGCAACAGGGTTGCAGATATTTATACCTATAGGCAGTAAGTATGATTATGATACAGCACGAAATATTAACGCCTTTTTTGGTCAGTATTTTGCTGAAAAATATCCTAATAAAATTACCATAGAAAGAATGGTGGATAAAAGAAATAAAAAGCTTTATTTTGATTACCTTCAAATGTGGGAAGGGAAAACCATTATAGCTCCTTACTCACCAAGAGCAACAGAGTTTGCCACAGTATCTACGCCCTTATTATGGGAAGAAGTTGAAAATGGATGTCATCCAAGAGATTATAATTTGTTAAATATTGAAGATAGATTAAAGAAAAAAGGGAATGTACTTGAAGATTTATTAGATGAATCAAAGGCTCAAGACTTAGATTTTATAATAAAATATATCAATAAAAAATAA
- a CDS encoding NADH:flavin oxidoreductase/NADH oxidase — protein MKNLFTPFSIKGLELRNRIVMPPMCQYSVPKKDGIATDWHFVHYVSRAIGGTGLIIIEMTDVEPDGRITDYDLGLWSDDHIAPLARIVEACHEYGAKVGIQIAHAGRKAEDAPVPVSSSPIPFNSDFKTPRELTTDEVKDMVEKFHRAVRRAVKAGVDTVELHGAHGYLMHQFHSPLTNLRTDIYGEEKTRFGIEVVEAAKSELPSSMPLLMRMSAMEYVENGYTTDYGKILAETYHRAGVDMFHVSSGGEGPIGGGGKPGTHSAYQVSLAREIKNALNVPVIAVGLLDEPALANSIIGNEDADLVAIGRGMLRNPHWALEAAVKLNKAIAFPKQYVRGFPNL, from the coding sequence ATGAAAAATTTATTTACCCCTTTTTCAATAAAAGGGCTAGAATTAAGAAATCGAATTGTTATGCCTCCTATGTGTCAATACTCAGTTCCTAAGAAAGATGGGATTGCTACAGATTGGCATTTTGTCCATTATGTAAGTAGGGCCATTGGAGGAACTGGGTTAATTATAATAGAAATGACTGATGTAGAGCCTGATGGCCGTATTACAGATTATGATTTAGGGTTATGGTCTGATGATCATATTGCTCCATTAGCAAGAATTGTTGAAGCTTGCCATGAATACGGCGCAAAAGTCGGTATCCAAATTGCTCACGCAGGCCGTAAAGCTGAAGATGCACCTGTCCCTGTTTCTTCATCCCCAATCCCTTTTAATAGTGACTTTAAAACACCAAGGGAACTAACAACAGATGAAGTTAAAGACATGGTTGAAAAATTCCATAGGGCAGTACGACGGGCTGTTAAAGCTGGTGTTGATACCGTAGAACTTCATGGGGCTCACGGCTACTTAATGCACCAATTTCACTCTCCTTTAACCAATTTACGAACAGATATTTATGGAGAAGAAAAAACAAGATTCGGCATTGAAGTGGTAGAAGCTGCAAAAAGTGAATTGCCATCCTCTATGCCTTTACTTATGCGTATGTCCGCTATGGAATATGTAGAAAATGGCTATACCACTGACTATGGTAAGATTTTAGCTGAGACATATCACAGGGCAGGCGTGGATATGTTTCATGTAAGTTCTGGTGGTGAAGGGCCAATTGGCGGTGGCGGAAAACCTGGAACACATTCTGCTTATCAAGTTTCATTGGCGAGAGAAATCAAAAATGCCCTTAATGTTCCAGTCATTGCCGTAGGTCTATTAGACGAACCTGCCCTTGCCAATTCTATTATAGGGAATGAGGATGCCGATTTAGTAGCCATTGGAAGGGGTATGTTACGCAATCCACACTGGGCACTAGAAGCAGCTGTGAAGCTTAATAAAGCAATTGCATTTCCAAAACAATATGTAAGAGGCTTTCCAAACCTTTAA